In one Leishmania major strain Friedlin complete genome, chromosome 21 genomic region, the following are encoded:
- a CDS encoding surface antigen-like protein produces the protein MMPPPLPHRRATRACALVAAVALVLVLPTSRARTVGMRSMSAYTEAQQLHTRKFLDGFVQSMPDLHNIWTGDDFCAWKGVTCLRDGVSVSATNWVQLAVPPGRLPEVSSADVDVSQVFVTSISVRANGRNLSGTLPASWGLLQNLRKVRLESNSLTGSLPPEWSGLRSLRELYLSNNNLTGTLPASWGESMKSLAILSLDRNALAGTLPPEWGRMKSMQALVLESNQLSGTLPAEWRFMRAASTLMIGRNYLSGTLPHEWAEMSVMEWMDLHSNRLTGWLPAAWATMTLLNTLLLFDNGFTGTLPTEWARLEFLEELRMQDNVLVGTLPASWSAMVLMQVLDISENTLSGTLPVLWSSMQSLDTLSIRDNQLSGSLPIEWRTLPKIMHLHLEGNALCGCLPLNWTSRYVAVEVDEAVTSVNCATENACNDVNLDSISDKISSSCSSSTSPNGGRRR, from the coding sequence atgatgccgccgccgcttccgcaccgtcgcgccacgcgggcgtgtgcgcttgtggCTGCTGTAGCGCTGGTGTTGGTGCTACCGACCAGCAGGGCGCGCACCGTGGGGATGAGATCAATGTCAGCATACACGGAAGCGCAGCAACTCCATACGCGCAAGTTTCTGGATGGATTTGTGCAGTCGATGCCAGATCTCCACAACATCTGGACCGGCGACGACTTCTGCGCCTGGAAAGGAGTAACATGTCTCCGCGACGGGGTgtccgtcagcgccaccaaCTGGGTCCAGCTGGCTGTCCCCCCCGGCCGTCTGCCGGAGGTGTCGAGCGCCGACGTTGACGTGTCGCAGGTGTTTGTCACCTCCATCAGTGTGCGCGCAAACGGGCGGAACTTGTCAGGGACGCTACCAGCCAGCTGGGGCTTGCTGCAAAATCTGCGCAAGGTGCGATTGGAGAGTAACAGCCTGACAGGCAGCCTCCCGCCTGAGTGGAGCGGCCTGCGCAGTTTGAGGGAGCTCTACCTAAGCAACAACAATCTCACCGGCACCCTCCCGGCGTCGTGGGGAGAGAGCATGAAGAGCCTCGCCATCTTGAGCCTCGATCGCAACGCGCTGGCCGGtacgctgccgccggagTGGGGACGCATGAAGTCGATGCAGGCCTTGGTGCTGGAAAGCAACCAGCTCAGTGGCACACTGCCTGCGGAGTGGCGATTTATGCGAGCTGCCTCGACGCTGATGATAGGCAGGAACTACCTCAGCGGCACCCTCCCACACGAATGGGCGGAGATGTCAGTAATGGAGTGGATGGACCTGCACTCGAACCGCCTCACCGGCTGGTTGCCTGCGGCTTGGGCGACGATGACCCTCCTGAATACCCTGCTGCTTTTCGACAATGGCTTCACCGGTACTCTGCCTACGGAATGGGCGCGCCTGGAATTCCTGGAGGAACTGCGTATGCAGGACAACGTACTCGTCGGCACACTGCCTGCGTCGTGGAGTGCCATGGTGCTCATGCAGGTGCTGGATATCTCCGAGAACACACTGAGCGGCACGCTACCGGTGTTGTGGAGCTCGATGCAGTCTCTCGACACGCTGAGCATCCGCGACAACCAGCTAAGTGGCTCTCTCCCGATTGAGTGGAGGACACTGCCGAAAATCATGCATCTCCACCTGGAGGGCAACGCTCTCTGCGGCTGCCTTCCGCTTAACTGGACAAGCCGTTACGTCGCCGTCGAAGTTGACGAGGCGGTCACGAGTGTCAACTGTGCCACAGAGAACGCGTGTAACGACGTAAACCTTGACTCTATCAGCGACAAgatctccagcagctgcagttCTTCGACGAGCCCAAACGGGGGCCGTCGACGGTAG
- a CDS encoding putative DNA repair and recombination protein, mitochondrial precursor — MAAVAIRVPKPKMTMSAVQGKISVFAEDGERIGQWGGTECFLSRQGGLGPCLVVRSSRHKKHEGTFFQLVRLQRVVSTGVAQGRLTVMVPHEKRQCSVFIDTTEDLDELRMMAGVLQDKARWKDMERNVASRSRRGPQRGGKGDGGGRGSGELRDPGLAQLSGSGVDSDDDYDASGEDTRKTHHDNDTVAVSAAQGDSFAAHSMVESLTHMTSSQSSVPQRSTVVAGGGSSSSSGPTTSLTKAQQQRLKWTSEQQRAVQLVRAGHNVFVSGAAGTGKTEWLLHVLQHVLPRTRQHRGAKSKADLGAEGEDQEQVVETGRVAVTAATGIAARLIGGKTVHAFSGIGRGEGDPDAILQRVQSNPDVVRAWQRCEVLVIDEISMLSSHTFALLDRVARVLRAPLAPPVSSSQRRQRTSNAALPFGGIQLLVVGDFLQLPPVSRGAGEEVQPAFMAAVWRACAFQQLVFTKDYRHAEDPRFAECCAAVRRGECTPLVRQVLEACLGRKLEERFGVEATTLLARRKDVDRYNAHRLQQLESMQFQRYASEDYAAVPGADIDAEVSLPTVLTLKVGAQVVLLASLPNEPSLANGNLGLVGGFVAQAHGPALPLVRFSTGVEAVVPAVTMEVHGRDGRLSLSRRQVPLQLAWALTVHRVQGMTLPMVRLALDKSFFEAGQAYVALSRVRKAEDLSLTALDLDVVAACVSVEARDFYGLGTVTSAPSSQPVITRAGSSPPLEPALSRERDTACGKGSLRTDGVSGSGVPLSLADIEGGGSRVTATRKRAKTEDG, encoded by the coding sequence ATGGCGGCTGTTGCGATACGCGTGCCAAAGCCGAAGATGACGATGAGCGCCGTCCAGGGCAAGATCTCCGTCTTTGCCGAAGATGGTGAGCGGATTGGTCAGTGGGGCGGCACCGAgtgcttcctctctcgccaAGGCGGTCTTGGGCCGTGCCTCGTCGTTCGCTCCAGCCGGCACAAGAAGCACGAGGGTACCTTCTTCCAGCTGGTGCGGTTGCAGCGGGTTGTGTCGACGGGCGTAGCACAAGGACGACTGACGGTGATGGTGCCGCATGAGAAGCGGCAGTGCAGCGTGTTCATCGACACGACTGAGGACTTAGATGAGCTGCGCATGATGGCCGGCGTGCTGCAGGACAAGGCGCGGTGGAAGGATATGGAGCGCAACGTGGCGAGCAGAAGCCGCAGGGggccgcagcgtggcgggaaaggggacggcggcggtcgaGGCAGTGGCGAGTTGCGGGACCCCGGCCTTGCGCAGCTGtcgggcagcggcgtggacAGCGATGATGACTACGACGCTTCCGGCGAGGACACGAGAAAGACTCATCACGACAACGACACAGTCGCCGTCAGCGCAGCACAGGGGGACTCATTCGCCGCGCACTCGATGGTGGAATCGCTGACGCACATGACGTCGTCGCAGTCTTCCGTGCCCCAGAGGAGCACGGTGGtagctggcggcggcagcagcagtagcagcggcCCTACCACGTCACTGACGaaggcccagcagcagcggttgAAATGGACGAGTGAGCAGCAACGCGCAGTGCAGCTTGTGCGCGCCGGCCACAACGTCTTTGtgagcggtgctgctgggacGGGCAAGACGGAATGGCTGCTTCACGTCCTGCAGCACGTCCTACCTcgcacgcggcagcaccgtggTGCGAAGAGCAAGGCGGATCTGGGGGCTGAAGGCGAGGATCAGGAACAGGTGGTGGAGACTGGGCGAGTTGCAGtgaccgccgccaccggcatCGCCGCTCGACTCATCGGCGGCAAAACGGTGCACGCCTTCTCTGGCAtcggccgcggcgagggcgacCCAGACGCGAtcctgcagcgcgtgcagagcAACCCAGACGTTGTGCgggcgtggcagcggtgcgagGTGCTCGTCATTGACGAGATCAGCATGCTCTCCTCGCACACATTTGCCCTGCTCGACCGCGTCGCACGTGTACTGCGAGCCCCGTTGGCGCCCcccgtctcctcctcgcagcggcgacagagaACGAGCAACGCGGCACTGCCATTTGGTGGGATTCAGCTGCTGGTAGTTGGCGACTTTCTGCAACTGCCGCCGGTGTCgcgtggcgctggcgaagagGTGCAGCCCGCCTTCATGGCTGCTGTGtggcgtgcctgtgcgttTCAGCAACTTGTCTTCACGAAGGACTACCGTCACGCCGAGGACCCACGTTTTGCCGagtgctgcgcggcggtgcggcgaggCGAATGCACGCCCCTGGTGCGGCAGGTGCTCGAGGCGTGTTTGGGACGCAAACTGGAGGAACGTTTCGGCGTCGAGGCCACCACTTTGCTCGCGCGCCGCAAAGACGTGGACCGCTACAACGCACACCGGCTGCAGCAACTGGAGTCGATGCAGTTCCAGCGCTACGCCTCCGAGGACTACGCCGCCGTCCCTGGCGCCGACATCGATGCCGAGGTGTCGCTGCCCACTGTGCTAACCTTGAAGGTGGGTGCGCAGGTGGTCCTCCTCGCATCCCTGCCGAACGAGCCGAGCTTGGCCAACGGCAACCTTGGTCTCGTTGGGGGCTTCGTCGCACAGGCGCATGGTCCCGCGTTGCCGCTCGTCCGCTTCTCCACCGGCGTAGAAGCTGTCGTGCCCGCCGTCACGATGGAGGTGCACGGGCGAGACGGCCGCCTCAGCCTATCCAGGCGTCaagtgccgctgcagctggcctGGGCGCTGACGGTGCACCGAGTGCAGGGCATGACGCTGCCCATGGTCCGCCTGGCACTGGACAAGTCATTCTTCGAGGCAGGGCAGGCGTACGTGGCGCTGTCGCGAGTGCGCAAAGCAGAGGACTTGAGCTTGACAGCGCTGGACCTggacgtcgtcgccgcgtgcgtgtcggtgGAGGCGCGAGACTTCTACGGGCTGGGCACGGTCACGTCAGCGCCGTCCTCGCAGCCTGTCATAACAAGGGCTGGcagctctcctcctctcgagCCTGCGCTGTCGCGGGAAAGAGATACCGCGTGCGGAAAGGGGTCACTACGCACCGACGGCGTCTCTGGCAGCGGTGTGCCTCTTAGCCTGGCAGATATCGAGGGGGGCGGCAGCCGTGTTACTGCCACTCGGAAGCGGGCGAAAACAGAGGATGGGTAG
- a CDS encoding putative thymidine kinase — MFRGRIELIIGPMFAGKTTELMRRVKREIHARRSCFVIKYSKDTRYDEHNVASHDQLMLRAQAAVSQLTEVRDTWKRFDVLAIDEGQFFSDLVDFCNTAADAGKVVMVSALDGDYRRKPFGQICELVPYCEAVDKLTAVCMMCHEQPACFTRRTVNVEQQELIGGADMYIATCRECYSKQQLPSIEEMRTQRMAIKEVEKRYLGLSDKRATASPQTPEKPAGGWCTKAGVATLPTMVKEGAASSGASAGMKSGRGLCEMQAFTTETPKYQRVEPACTASAASSE, encoded by the coding sequence ATGTTCCGCGGTCGTATAGAGCTCATTATCGGCCCGATGTTTGCCGGCAAGACAACGGAGCTGATGCGCCGCGTCAAGCGCGAGATCCACGCccgtcgcagctgcttcgTCATCAAGTACTCCAAGGATACCCGCTACGATGAGCACAACGTTGCTTCACACGACCAGCTGATGCTGCGGGCGCAGGCGGCCGTCTCGCAGCTGACGGAGGTGCGGGACACGTGGAAGCGGTTCGACGTGCTGGCGATCGACGAGGGTCAGTTTTTTTCTGACCTGGTAGATTTTTGCAACACTGCCGCAGACGCGGGCAAGGTAGTCATGGTGTCGGCCCTCGACGGCGATTACCGGCGCAAGCCGTTTGGGCAGATCTGCGAGCTCGTCCCGTACTGCGAGGCGGTGGACAAGCTGACGGCGGTGTGCATGATGTGCCACGAGCAGCCCGCCTGCTTTACTCGGCGCACCGTGAAcgtggagcagcaggagctcATTGGTGGCGCAGACATGTACATCGCGACCTGCCGCGAGTGCTACTCGAAGCAGCAGTTGCCCTCCATCGAGGAAATGCGGACGCAGCGGATGGCGAtcaaggaggtggagaagcgGTACCTCGGCTTGTCAGACAAGAGGGCAACCGCCAGTCCCCAGACACCCGAGAAACCGGCTGGTGGCTGGTGCACTAAGGCCGGGGTCGCGACGCTCCCCACGATGGTAAAGGAGGGAGCGGCCTCGTCCGGGGCGTCGGCCGGTATGAAGTCGGGTCGAGGCCTGTGCGAGATGCAGGCCTTCACCACCGAGACGCCCAAGTACCAGCGTGTGGAGCCTGCGTGCACGGCCTCGGCTGCATCCTCAGAGTGA